In the genome of Ictalurus punctatus breed USDA103 chromosome 3, Coco_2.0, whole genome shotgun sequence, the window TAAGGACCACCCCCTGACCTGCTCCAGCCAACCAGTACGTCCCATTGTGATGTCACAGAGCCGTGATGACAGGCCTAAGAAAAGGGTGACTTTCAACTCCTCTTCCATCGTTTTCATCATTGCCAGTAATGACACAGACTCTCTGGACGTCAACTACAAATGTAGGGCGTCATCAGAGATCAACATGATTCAAGTCCGGCCACTTTAACATAAATACTCATATACAGTCACTTACTCTGCCCATTGTCCTggtttagtagttactgtattgtcttgtgttgtttacACACATTTGCCgatgcactttatgtagaacgTGCAGGTCtttttttagttctgtgtcatcACATGTGGttggtgtgttgttttatgtagcaccatggtcctggaggaacgttgtttcgtttcactgtgtactgtaccagctgtatatggttgaaatgacaataaaaagcaACTTTACCACCACTTGACGTGATATAACTTTTGAGTATTTTATTGAGAAGGCTATTTATATGTACCTTTATTACAGCCTCAGCTAACCTGCTGTCTTACCACTGTAATTAATACTTCTCATATATGTTTACTGGTTTTCAATCAGTATGTGATTCCCTAAAGGCTCTGCCTGTATTTAGCGATCACGGATCGGGTACTTGACGTGACTGTGAacttttaaaaattatacaAGAGGGATTTTCAACATTGTTTGCctgagttatttttttttaaaaatcaatgaGGTCAACAGTTTCTTCACCAGCACAATAGATTAGCAGAATATATTTGATGTGAGAAACGTGAGACTTTCCAATGGAAAAAGCACATTTCTTCTAGCCTGCACAGTCCAATAAAGaaagtttatatttacatatataaactTCTTTCCACTTCAATTTTGCTGGATTCTCAGTTTACTGAGCTCGAGTCATGTGCAGACTTCCATTTGCCTATAATGAAATATCTACAGAAGGAAAAGCAGAAATtcacatgtattttattattattattattaataaccaAATGGGCCATGCCTACCCATGTCCATGTTCACCTGAGCAGCCTGTACAGGACTGATTGGGTTAATTGGTCAGCATAGCAAATAGCAGAGAGCATATACTTCACTGAAACAGAGGCACACATCCATAGTGCATAGAACAACAAGATTATGCAGAATGTTTGATGACAGATAACCGGTAAACACCAAATGGTGAGCGCAGTTAGCCGGGCTTTCATTCTTCATAACAGCATGAGGGATCAACTCTATACAAACACAAAAGTTTTGTGGACAGAAACAAGCAAACTGAAGATGACTGCTGGCTAAATTGTTGCTAGATTGACTATGCATTAGTACAAATGATCGGGCAGAGATGTAAGGTGTTGGAAAGTCATACATTTCTACCACATAAGAGGAGAGCAATACAGATTATATGTAGCAAGCACACATATAAAACATATGGGCATTAGGAAGTGTATTGTAAATCTAAAATACGACTTCTGTAAGTTGCTATGGATAAGACAGTCtgtcaaatgccataaatgtaaatgtattccagacaataaaaagaacagaCCTACTAATGTAAATTGAGCGAAATGGCAGAATTAATTTTTTAGATTGAAATGGATAATGTTATAAACATTCAAATACATATTCACTTTGAAAACAGCTTTTATGTAAAAGTGATTCCTAATTCAATCCATGTATATAGCTGAGCATGTAAAtattaagggtcttgctcaagcaTTACTCAAGAAATCAAAACTTTTAGCACGAATATGTTAGCCATGAGGTAATCTATAATACAAATACATgcaactacatttttttttttaagtccagGAGACCTGTCTGAGCTCAGCATCATGACATCATTTCTCTAATtatgttctgtgttttatattatttaattgttCTAATAAGAATTACTGCTATTTATTAAGATTAAACCAAACCCAGCCCTCTTGATTTTGCTCTTTCAAAGTCTCATTAAACATTATCAGGATTTTCTGAATCTGAGTCTAAAAGCACCAGTGATTTGCTGTAATTCAATTTTAACAGAGGTTAACTATCTAACAGTACTTATTCATTGAAACTGGGATGGGCATAAAAGCATGGAGAATGACAGGGGCATCCTGAAATACATTCCATGTTCATTTGGGGAATTTTACTTTTGGAACCATTTGAGGGTGAGAACTTTGCTCCATAGCTGCTCCACAGTAATGCTGGGCTTTTTGGGAATGTATCGGATTAGCAGATAAGTCAATCCCACTGTAGATACTGTTCCCAAAATCAACAGGCCCTGATTAATCACCTGCAAAGAACAAAGACGATCTTAATGCCATGGAGTATCAAATTATTCTTATTGCTCCTCAAAATATTAAGTTGAAATATAGGCGTGGATTTATCGAATATTTCTCGTTATGAGATTACAATAAAAATCAATGTAAGATGATAAAGGCTTTGTTCTATTGGCagctaataatttttttctgttagtTTTTGGTTAATGTACCTTTTTTGTACAGTCATTCTTGGGTTTAGTGAAGAGCACTGAGGAACCTATGCATTTAAGGCAAATGCAATCTGCTAAACTCTGAAATTTTCTTCTACAAGTTAAAAAGAATGTCTTTTGCTCTCAGTCTTTCTAGTTGCTTGGACACCGCTGTTAGCTTCCACTCACCCTGAGTCTACATGTCACTAGTCGAGAATGCCACAAAGATGCATGATAATGAGGCTTTGGATCAATGCGGCAGCAACAAAGACAATATGTCGACACTCCCCCagcccccaaacacacacacacacacacacacacacacacacacacacacacacacacacacacacacacacacacacacacatacacacacacacgattctgAATGGTCTGTAGTTCACCTTGTTCTGCCATTGCCAGCGGATCACTGCTTCATGATAGCGTGTTCGGGTAAAGGTGACCTGAAAGCAAATCAGCTCAAAGGTGATTGTTGTTCATTAAACAgacataacatttttaaaaaggagaaaattaAGTACAAAATGTCTTGCCATTGTGTACAGTGGGGTTATTGTTCTCGGCATGATAAAATGGAGTGCGTTTTCCAGATATTTACGGAACAGAAAGTACTTGGAATTCACATGTGCTCGCATCTAAGACACAAGAAAACAAACtgttaatataatacaatagcATGATGCCAAACGTTTTATTCAAAGACAAATTGAGCAAAACCATACATACGTCAACAATTAACTGAAGCATGTTAATGTACAGAATTTTCCAACCTAATCTCACCCAGAAATTGTAGTAACTATAATGGGCAAGAATGTACAGTAGAGATAAATCTACTCatccctgttaaaattgcagggtttttttttgtgatgcaaaaaaaattaaaccaagataaatcatgtcagatgtttttacaccatgaatgtgatatagcaaacaattaaattcaagtgaaaatCAAAGAGCTattttagaaaagaaaagaaaaacatcttcTGATCAATACCTTGCAACAATGCGATTTTGTACATGTTTAGAATCTCTTTGTGGACTCTGACTTCAGCAGTCTGATTAAACCGTGAAGGTGTCAAGAAAATACTACAGAAACAGCTAGTCTTTATTTgtggttaatcagaatcacttaaTTGATATCAGGTGTATGataattgtttttaaacatgaattTCAATGTGATTGGTTAAATCTGAGCACAGTCACGTTCCAAATtgtaaaagggtgtgcacacttatgctgcctggttattgtaagttttttcttttttttttttcttttttttactaaaacatttctattggcttttcacttgaattttatCAGTTGCTAAATCACATTCTTCAAAGTAGAAAAAGATTGGACATGATttttcttggtttaatttttttttaacatcacaaaACCCTGCAATTATAACATGGTtgtgtagaatttttatatcacctgtaaatatgtatatatgaaaagCTCCCAAGTCCACATTTATCCCTAACCACAGTTGTATTTACTATTTATCCAAGTTTGCTTTAGTATATTCCTACAAATTTGCAATCATGATACCATGATGCTTTATGTTATAATATTGCAAGGTTTCCTGAACTGCTAGTTTTAATTATTAGCCAAACTACACCCCTTTAAGCAGGACTGTCTGCTACTGTGCTATTCCCAATGTTTAAGCAGGTcttaaaatactaaaatatttCAGGATGCACATCCTGATCAATCTTCAATATAAAAATCTTTCCCTCTATCCCTCAATGTTTCCTTGCACACTTTTAGAGACTCCACTAAAAAAAGCTCATATTGTGTGTAGTCCAttgattaaaacaaacattttccagaTTTGAAGAGAAAATTTACCCTGCATATAAAACCCAGAAAACATCAATAGACAATAGGACCAAGCTGGAGTAGTATTTACTGTAAATTCATTACCTGTGCATACATCTTGTAATCCAAATATATGCTACAGTTCCACATTATGTTTGTAAGActgtaagaaaataaaatcacctCTACATAATTGTACATAGCCAAATCAGCTATGGCATGGTCATCAGGTACACGGACTCGTGTGTACTCCGGGAGAGCAGCAGCTGACAAAAAACATGTATACATAAATAACTGTTTACTGTTTCTCTGTCAAACTGAATGGCTGACAACATGTGATTAATGTGTAAATAAGCAAAGTCTTCTCACTAAATGATTTTATACAAAAACAagcttatataatataaattactTTGAAACTTAAACTAAGAATGTGAATAATTGAGAgtgaaatgttatttttttaaaaaaaaatcagcagcaTGGGATAAAGCACACAATGAAACAGACTTACAAAAGTCTTCATTAAACTGATCCAAAATCTCATCCAATACGAGGCAGTCCTCAAAGCCCTAAGACACAaaggaaaatgatgaaaaacaacTCGGGCAGTAAGAGATTACAAGTTTCTGTTACAGAATGATGACTGCGTTCATGTTCATAAATAGATTTTATGTCCCGTTTTAGATAAACTCTTCGCTTCAAAATTCAGGATATGCGGTGCTTACCATTTTAAAATCTTAACGTAATCCTACTCATTTCCATCTCATTATTATGCAGTGGTTTACAAATCCCAAACAGCTGTATTTCAGGGCATTTCCATATTTTCTGATGAATCCGGTATAATCATAGCAAATTTATAAATAGTAATTTCAGAGCATTCATTCAGAGAATTTGAACATAAAACTTGTATTCTAGTGTATATGGACCGTACACAGAAAAGTAGGTTGCactgtacaattttttttactttttatgtcCCACGTTTGGCACCATACTAAAATGTTTTGATTACAAATAAgattaagaaatatatatatatatatatatatatatatatatatatatatatatatatatatatatatatatatatatatatgggaaaCGAAAAATGCTATGGTTCAAAAGTTGAACAGCTTATGTGCTATAAAAAAATTCAGTAAATGATGTAGCAGTAAAAATCCATCACTATTGCATCGTACTTCCCACTATTCTCATTTGTACTCACTGCATTCATGCCCTGGCCATAAAATGGCACGACAGCATGAGCAGCATCCCCCATTAAGACACATTTGTCATTCAGATGATAAGGAGAACACTTCACTGACACCATGGCCTGGGCAGGCAGTCGGAAAAAGTCCCTCTTTAGAGcatcactgaaacacacaatacacatgGGTACGGATTGTGAACCAAAATTCCTTCTAGTTCTAGTCAAATTCATTTCAATAAGTGCACAGAAAAATGCTACAGCTTtacataaacacagtaaaagcCAACACACACAATTTGTTGGCCAAGTTTACATTGCTTGAGTAATTTTGACAAGGACGTCATTAATCCTGTTCTATGTGTGGCAACGGTTCAATGCAATTCGTGCGAACTGTgcgtgttttatttgttcatcatcatcgtcaacatcaaatgaagatgaaaaggaagaacggaaatgtcagttactttatagaactgttgtataaaagcaatatcgcaTTCACAATCATGTGGTTATACAGACTATCAACATGGCTTTGATTAGCTGCTGCACTCAGACTGTGAGCTCGTGCCTACGCCAAATCACAGCTgtgccaatattcagtataaccacaTTCTTGCTTTTGCCATATTACTTAATTACATAGGGATTACGCCTTCAAATTTAAATAGCCTTTTTATCCAAATTGTACACACAAATTCAAttaacattttgtgaaacttgGTCGCTTCATGTGAATAACTTGAAAGGATCAATAtggaaaaagacaaaagaaatggcaccctatgaaaggaggaagagttgttgtgtatgtgtggtaCAGTAGATGAAGCCATGCAAAGGATGAGCTGCACTACTGGAAGATTTGTAACACTGTGCTTACGAGGCTCTCTTTCACCATTTTATCGAATCTTCTTAGAATCACTAAATGCAAAATCACCTGTGCTGTGAATGCATTTCGTCACTTACAGATGACTGGCATTTATCAATATACACATGTAAGTACCAAGGAAATCAGAGTTACTAAAACTTTTATAAATCTGGCAGAAAATGTTTGTTCAGTTTGGAGTGGGAAAACTTTTACACACAACTCTACACATAAAATACTGATAAGTGAAGCCCATTGTGTGAGCTCATTTGAGCTATGAGTCAATATTGAATTAACCACCTAAAATAATCCACTGATCTAAAACAGCAAAATGAATTCACTTTATCTGTAATTGTTCTAAAATCCAATGTATAATAATtgcaagaaaacacacacatctttaagaAATCTCTAGGTCCATTTTTGCTAAAATGTATAAACAGTAATTTCATCATGATGAAATATAGCAACTTGCCTGaaatgatttcctgtttcaaaaaTAGGGTGCTTTAGTGTAATGGGTTTAAAAGTATATGATTATAACAACAGGCATAACCTAATCCCAGCATTGCAGAGGAAATTGAAGGATTCAAAAGCTCAGCAGTTTCCATATCTTCAAGCCAAGTCATGTGATGCACCCTGTTCTTCTCAAATTAAAATATCATAATTGGGGCAGTGCATCCACTGACCTGCAATTTCACACTTCACAAACAGCTGTTCTTGGAATTATTAAATGGGGGATGCACAATACAGGCTCACAAGTCAGACAACAAAATAAAGGAGAGAGACTGAACATTTCTTACACTCCTAAGAGTGGAATGGAATCTGGGAAGTATTTCTGAAAGAAGTTCATCAGCTCATCGTCTGTGGTAATCTTCTCAAATTCCTCAAATGGCATGAAGAGTGTGCAGGTGAAGGTCTTGTCCTTTAAAACACAGGATTAACACTCTAAGATCTTTGATTGCCATTGAGACTCCGAATGCTGCACATGAATGTTGTCCTGTTCtaaatttataccacagtgcggTTCAGTGCtcaaacctgattggtcagtgtgcattatttttaatataacagCACAGGTGTTTCTGGCTGTAATGAACGATATGTTactattaatgcacttgttctaatgcattattatttctatagtaacagctcatacacatgGATTTCTGGTCTTTCATGTGATATTCCTTACATATCATTGTGATCCCAATATCACATTTTCTCAGATTCACATCAACTTTAGTCCATGTTGTTGGCATGGTTGTTGACAACGCATTTTTAATGGATTTTAACTGAGtaatgtatatattgtaacaaAATTAAGTTTAGGGGGAATATCATAATAACCACAGATGATAACATGAGACCATAGTGTTCCACATATCCCAAGACCCAAGCTTTTCCTGCATTTTCGATCATTTTGAGAACTAAGGACAGAATCAGCATAAATACCCATCATTGTACAATGCTACTGTTCAATTGTAAAGTCAAGAAAACCTCATGGTTACTTGTTAGTTATAATCATTGTTATCATCTAGTTTTGAAAGGAAGAGCTAGAATGTCTGGCTAAAATATTTGATACATTTCTTCATTATGTAGTACTGATATAATTTGAAATTATATTTAGGGAGTAGACCTTACTCAGCGCTAATCAGGACATCATCTATTCAGGGTTCAAGTGTAACCCTCTATACTTGGCTGACCATCTACACTTGGCATATGCCTGGACTGAGCACATCCAATCATCAGGAATGAGGTAAAGAACTCTGTAACTATATGCAAGTTTCTGTTAAATCTATGGTTATGCTACTTAACATCTacctccttaaaaaaaaaaaaaaaaccttagtgAGCTCAACTGAAACTTGAAATCACAAGGAAGCATGTGATTAATATGATTTACACTTACCAAGTTCGGGAGAGCAATCATCATAAATGTGTTCCTTGGCCAGATATGAAGAAAATTGGGCTCCATTGCAAACTGAACATAGAGGCAGAGataaactgtatataaaagTAGCAACTACTTACATAACTGTATACATACAAatgcagagaaaaaaagagagagtatGTGAGATGTAATTATTTTGACTTAACTCAATTTCTAGTTAATGTCTTCTAATCTAATTTTTGGGGATCTAATTATTTTTCCTTAATATTTGACATCCAATGATCCATCAGCAAGAGTAATTTATTGAATATtatcttatagtaataataattattattctgtattatGATTCACAATTAGTAAGTATGCTAGAATTTGCTTTACTGGAATTAAGTTGTCACATATGGCTAATAATTGGTCATTTAGTTATGGGTTCAGATAGTTACACCAAAGGCCTTTTCTAATGGTCATATCAGTCATTTTGAACAATTAAATCTGACATACTTAATTATATAATGATGCAATAACCTTAATGTCTACTGTATTGATGAAGTATCCCTATCAGCACTACCAGATCATTAATTGAGACTAAAGAGTTTGTAAATTTCCAAACACACAAATGGCAAAAATGTCTATTTAAGTGAAAATAATGAGATGATATttgaaatataaacataatgttttgaaataactagtaattaaataaaaaaatgatatcaCACTGAAATAACAACAAAGAACTTCAACACCTTTTTCACAATTTGCAGTTCATAGCTTCTGTGATATGTACGATTAGTAGTTTAATTTGCAGGTTGCTTTGAGATTTCTGTTAGTAGTACTGAGTACTAGCAAACTCTGTGCTTAATTGAGGTTCTCTGACATTTGTTTCTAGTCAGTTAATGGAAACTCTGACCTTATTCACACCATGTATTAACACTACGTGATGATCACATTGCTGTCGGATAGCATTTGGGTGAATCCAGATAGATATAGAGGAATAAATGGGCCTTTCGCTGTCAGATCCTTTCACAGCTACATGTGTGGATTGTGTTCTGCCTCACTTGCAACTTACATTAGATACAatctgtcaaataaataaatgtcatgagaaaaagaaagtaaaccCTCCTTATACCACtacctctataaaagcagaacttttggcagtttggtgttctggagcactcaggtctgtgtctacatcatgccaagaagaaagaACATCAGTCATGACTGgtgctgctcatcaatctgggaagtGTTATAAGGCCCTCTCCAAACAATTtaaattcaccattctacagtgagaaggactgtttacaaatggagagtCAATTGCCAATCTTCCCAGTAGTGGGCATCTCAGCATAttcacattaaatgtttatgttcatgacaaCACAATCAGCTaaaaagactgaacaagtaTGGCTTTGATGGAAGGGTGACTAGGAAAAATTCATTTCCCTTCAAAAAGTAAATGGCAGCATGACTTAGGTTGGCAAAATAGcatctgaacaaaccacaaaagttctggaacaatataTTTTGGACTGCGGAGAGTATATCTGACAGCGTTTGTAACCCTAAtcctcataccaactgtcaagCAATCAAGCGTAGTGTTGAAGGGGTGAggatttgggcttgttttgcagtCAGAGGACCCCAAAATGAAACCCTGAaggttaaagaagaaaaaagaaatcaaggttttggaatggacAAGTTAAAGTTCAGACtccattgagatgctgtggcaggatcttaagagagctgtgcataaacaaatgcccTCATACGtcaatgaactgaagcaatgttgtaTAGAAGAGTGGGTCAAAATTTCTCCAAAGTGATGTGAGAGAATGATGAACTTCTAGAGAAAACGTTTACTTCAGGTTATTGCTCCTACAGgtggttctacatgttactgaattatgGGTGTGCTTAGTTTTTTTCCCAtttggtttctgaatgttggtttactttttagGAATAAACGCCCACATACTGAAGTGGTTTTTTGTTGTCACCTAAggttgtctgtttgtttatagaagttgttTAGGACCACACAATTGATATTTAGgccatgatttaaaaaaacaaaaatgaagaaattaagTAAGGTGTACTTGTTTTCCTCATTATTGTAAATGTTACAGGTCTGAGAGGGTTACAATCACTTACATCACCATTTCTTGGAGGCATAGTGAGCTCAAGGTATCCATGGGGGATGTAGGTCTGGCTGTAATTGAAGCGACTGCGGCGTAAAAACTGCTTTCTCGTAGCAGAGAAGGCTCCGTCACAGCCCACTATGAAATCTGCCTGGATCTCCTTTTCAGTACCATCAGTCCTAGAACGAGAAGACAACATAACAGATCAATATCATTAGCTTCTCTGAAATTACACTAATTACAgactaaaataaaaagttttatgACATTTCATGTCATATGCATTTCATATGATATTTCATATGACATGACACGACATGATATGTCATGTCATATGCATGAGTGCAACGTTTCAGGGAAACTACGGGCACCTTTGTATACAAAACAACGTTGTGTGtaatgagaaaatgagaaaacgGGTAAATAGATTGTTTACCCAAGAAAGGTCATGGTTCCTGTTTCTGGACTCCAGTCAAGCAGC includes:
- the LOC108263386 gene encoding kynurenine 3-monooxygenase isoform X1, giving the protein MDYSSEKNKSATKKKVVVVGGGLVGSLNACFFAKRGFEVAVFESREDIRCAKTVKGRSINLALSHRGRQALKHVGMEDKIISKSIPMHARMIHRVNGKRSPIPYGKKGQYILSVGRANLNKELLTAAEAYPNTQLNFNHRLLDWSPETGTMTFLGTDGTEKEIQADFIVGCDGAFSATRKQFLRRSRFNYSQTYIPHGYLELTMPPRNGDFAMEPNFLHIWPRNTFMMIALPNLDKTFTCTLFMPFEEFEKITTDDELMNFFQKYFPDSIPLLGVDALKRDFFRLPAQAMVSVKCSPYHLNDKCVLMGDAAHAVVPFYGQGMNAGFEDCLVLDEILDQFNEDFSAALPEYTRVRVPDDHAIADLAMYNYVEMRAHVNSKYFLFRKYLENALHFIMPRTITPLYTMVTFTRTRYHEAVIRWQWQNKVINQGLLILGTVSTVGLTYLLIRYIPKKPSITVEQLWSKVLTLKWFQK
- the LOC108263386 gene encoding kynurenine 3-monooxygenase isoform X2 — encoded protein: MEDKIISKSIPMHARMIHRVNGKRSPIPYGKKGQYILSVGRANLNKELLTAAEAYPNTQLNFNHRLLDWSPETGTMTFLGTDGTEKEIQADFIVGCDGAFSATRKQFLRRSRFNYSQTYIPHGYLELTMPPRNGDFAMEPNFLHIWPRNTFMMIALPNLDKTFTCTLFMPFEEFEKITTDDELMNFFQKYFPDSIPLLGVDALKRDFFRLPAQAMVSVKCSPYHLNDKCVLMGDAAHAVVPFYGQGMNAGFEDCLVLDEILDQFNEDFSAALPEYTRVRVPDDHAIADLAMYNYVEMRAHVNSKYFLFRKYLENALHFIMPRTITPLYTMVTFTRTRYHEAVIRWQWQNKVINQGLLILGTVSTVGLTYLLIRYIPKKPSITVEQLWSKVLTLKWFQK